Proteins found in one Streptococcus criceti HS-6 genomic segment:
- a CDS encoding ABC transporter ATP-binding protein, translated as MTKPIIAFRHVTKTFEDNGTHVLKDINFELEEGKFYTLLGASGSGKSTILNIIAGLLNVSSGDVYLDGKRINDVPINKRDVHTVFQNYALFPHMSVFDNVAFPLKLKKIAKEEIAERVQEALKMVRLEGYGNRSIKKLSGGQRQRVAIARAIINQPKVVLLDEPLSALDLKLRTEMQYELRDLQQRLGITFVFVTHDQEEALAMSDWIFVMNEGQIVQSGTPVDIYDEPINHFVATFIGESNIINGTMIEDYLVEFNGKRFEAVDGGMRPNEAVEVVIRPEDLQITLPEEGKLRVTVDTQLFRGVHYEIIAHDERDHEWLIHSTRKAIEGEVIGLNFTPEDIHIMRLNETEEEFDARIEEYVEMDEHEDGLINAIEEERYEADD; from the coding sequence GTGACTAAACCAATTATTGCCTTTCGCCATGTGACGAAAACCTTCGAAGACAACGGAACTCATGTTCTTAAAGATATTAATTTCGAGCTGGAAGAAGGAAAATTTTATACGCTTCTGGGAGCCTCTGGTTCTGGAAAATCGACCATTCTAAATATCATTGCGGGGCTCTTAAATGTGAGTTCGGGTGATGTTTATCTGGATGGCAAGCGGATTAATGATGTTCCCATCAACAAGCGGGATGTCCATACGGTTTTTCAGAATTATGCGCTTTTTCCGCATATGTCCGTTTTTGATAATGTAGCCTTTCCTTTAAAATTAAAAAAGATTGCAAAAGAAGAAATTGCGGAGCGGGTTCAGGAAGCTCTCAAGATGGTGCGACTGGAGGGCTATGGCAATCGTTCCATTAAAAAGCTCTCAGGCGGCCAGCGCCAGCGGGTGGCCATTGCTAGAGCCATTATCAATCAGCCCAAGGTTGTCCTCCTAGACGAGCCTTTATCTGCCTTGGATTTGAAATTACGGACAGAGATGCAGTATGAATTGAGAGATCTGCAGCAGCGACTGGGGATCACCTTTGTTTTTGTCACCCATGACCAAGAGGAGGCTCTGGCCATGTCAGACTGGATTTTTGTGATGAATGAGGGTCAGATTGTTCAATCGGGAACGCCTGTAGATATCTATGACGAACCCATCAACCATTTTGTGGCTACCTTTATTGGTGAGTCCAATATCATCAACGGGACCATGATTGAGGACTATCTGGTTGAATTTAATGGCAAGCGTTTTGAAGCTGTCGATGGTGGAATGAGGCCCAATGAGGCAGTAGAAGTGGTCATTCGGCCAGAGGACCTGCAGATTACTCTGCCCGAAGAAGGCAAATTAAGAGTTACTGTCGATACCCAGCTTTTTCGCGGTGTCCACTATGAAATTATCGCTCATGATGAGCGGGATCATGAGTGGTTAATTCATTCGACGCGCAAGGCCATTGAAGGTGAAGTGATTGGGTTAAACTTTACACCCGAAGACATTCATATCATGCGCCTCAATGAAACCGAAGAAGAGTTTGATGCCCGAATTGAAGAATACGTGGAAATGGATGAGCATGAGGATGGCTTAATTAATGCCATTGAGGAGGAGCGCTATGAAGCAGACGACTAA
- a CDS encoding Cof-type HAD-IIB family hydrolase: MRVRRIFSDMDGTLLNTKGDVSSGNAELMRQAGIPVTLVSARAPIEMKTAIDSLGLTGTQIGFNGGLIYRYKDNQVQVIREQAMETKDVRTILAYLYEHFPNLCQSYYDKDSWYSFKEDKGTRYETSITHQDVTLLDRQAYLNPVHPVFKIMLLTFDPSEMLVLKEKLAELPLKAASIQQSGPLHLEITHELAKKSSGLDYVMAAEGLTKKDLACFGDGHNDLPMFSRVGTSIAMANATDDIKAKATYITKSNDEDGVGRGIWEYLMDSDGK, from the coding sequence ATGAGGGTGCGTCGTATATTTTCAGATATGGATGGGACGCTGTTGAATACTAAGGGCGATGTCTCATCTGGCAATGCTGAACTGATGAGACAGGCTGGTATTCCTGTAACCTTGGTTTCAGCGCGTGCCCCTATCGAGATGAAGACAGCGATTGATAGCTTAGGACTGACAGGTACTCAGATTGGATTTAATGGGGGGCTCATCTACCGTTATAAGGATAATCAGGTGCAAGTTATCAGAGAGCAAGCCATGGAAACCAAGGATGTCAGGACAATTCTGGCTTATCTCTATGAGCATTTCCCAAATCTTTGTCAGTCTTACTATGACAAAGATAGCTGGTATAGTTTCAAGGAAGATAAAGGAACCCGCTATGAGACCAGCATTACCCACCAAGATGTAACGCTGCTAGATAGGCAAGCCTATCTAAATCCGGTTCACCCTGTCTTTAAAATTATGCTTTTGACCTTTGATCCTAGTGAAATGCTAGTGCTAAAAGAGAAGTTAGCTGAACTTCCCCTCAAGGCTGCCTCTATCCAGCAGTCCGGTCCCTTACATCTGGAAATCACGCATGAATTGGCCAAAAAATCAAGCGGTCTGGATTATGTGATGGCAGCAGAAGGACTGACCAAGAAAGACCTAGCCTGCTTTGGCGATGGCCACAACGATCTCCCTATGTTTAGCCGGGTGGGTACGTCGATTGCTATGGCTAATGCAACCGATGACATCAAAGCAAAAGCAACCTACATCACCAAGTCCAATGATGAAGATGGCGTTGGCCGTGGCATCTGGGAGTATTTGATGGATTCAGATGGCAAATAG
- a CDS encoding flavodoxin has translation MMKTLIIYFSETGTTKERAQAIARELGADLYEIKAKIPYTSQDRNWYDDSSRCNLEQYDERSRPDFAGNLPDISHYERILIGHPTWWGIPPRIVQTVMDQMDFSDKILGSFSTSGGSSYAKAQPIFNQYAAKHHIAGDVLNSTAAMKGWLKRLN, from the coding sequence ATTATGAAAACACTTATTATTTATTTTTCTGAAACAGGAACAACCAAAGAGCGTGCGCAAGCGATTGCACGTGAACTAGGGGCAGATTTGTATGAGATCAAGGCGAAAATCCCTTACACCAGCCAAGATAGGAATTGGTATGATGATTCCAGCCGCTGCAATCTTGAGCAGTACGATGAGCGCAGCCGTCCCGACTTTGCAGGAAATCTGCCAGATATCTCACACTATGAGCGTATTTTAATCGGCCATCCGACCTGGTGGGGAATTCCTCCGAGGATTGTCCAAACGGTTATGGATCAAATGGACTTTTCCGACAAGATCCTAGGCAGTTTTTCGACATCAGGCGGTTCAAGCTATGCAAAGGCTCAGCCGATTTTTAACCAATACGCCGCCAAACATCATATTGCAGGTGATGTCTTGAATAGCACAGCGGCCATGAAAGGTTGGCTAAAGCGATTAAACTAA
- a CDS encoding SDR family oxidoreductase, protein MKVFLAGATGRVATEALKALVAKGHKVIAGARQSGRIALMDGVTPVTMDLHAPVESLVELVKGCDAVIFAAGSRGRDLLQTDAYGAVKLMQAAETAGLKRFIMLSALYSLTPEKWGDRLKDYYIAKYFADNYLVHQTDLDYTIVQPGRLLEEKGTGRISLGDEGLTSIPIADVGAVLATLADSPAMSLKVIEIHPGTLPISEAFTKL, encoded by the coding sequence ATGAAAGTATTTTTAGCTGGAGCGACTGGGCGTGTCGCTACAGAAGCTCTTAAAGCTTTGGTAGCAAAGGGGCATAAGGTTATAGCAGGAGCCAGACAGTCTGGAAGGATTGCCCTTATGGATGGCGTAACGCCGGTCACTATGGATTTGCATGCCCCTGTCGAATCTCTGGTGGAACTGGTCAAGGGTTGTGATGCTGTAATTTTTGCAGCAGGATCACGGGGCAGGGATCTTTTGCAGACCGACGCTTACGGTGCGGTTAAACTCATGCAGGCGGCTGAAACTGCAGGTCTGAAGCGCTTCATCATGCTCAGTGCGCTCTATAGTCTGACCCCAGAGAAATGGGGCGACCGTTTAAAAGATTACTATATCGCCAAGTATTTTGCGGATAATTACTTGGTTCACCAGACTGACTTAGACTATACTATTGTTCAACCAGGGCGACTGTTAGAGGAAAAAGGGACTGGTCGAATCTCGTTAGGAGATGAAGGACTTACCAGTATTCCAATCGCTGATGTCGGTGCCGTTTTAGCCACCCTTGCGGATTCTCCGGCAATGAGCTTAAAAGTGATTGAAATTCATCCGGGAACGCTTCCTATTTCTGAAGCTTTCACTAAGTTGTAA
- a CDS encoding YciI family protein — protein sequence MFLITITIKSDQVPKDQAEELLAKHRAWFKSEFDAGNFKIVGPLKDRGMAGIVIAKADSRQELDAMIAKDAYYPNLATYDVAEFKANLVADDIEGD from the coding sequence ATGTTTTTAATCACTATTACCATCAAATCAGATCAAGTGCCTAAAGATCAAGCAGAAGAGCTTTTGGCTAAGCACCGAGCTTGGTTCAAGTCAGAATTTGATGCCGGTAACTTCAAGATTGTCGGCCCTCTCAAAGATCGTGGTATGGCAGGGATTGTCATTGCTAAGGCGGATTCCCGTCAGGAACTTGATGCTATGATTGCAAAAGACGCCTACTATCCAAATCTTGCGACTTATGATGTAGCAGAATTTAAAGCCAATCTGGTAGCAGATGATATCGAAGGAGATTGA
- a CDS encoding 1-deoxy-D-xylulose-5-phosphate synthase translates to MLEQINSPKDIKKLSHEDLQTLVDEARQALLEKTSQHGGHNGPNFGVVEMTVALHYVFDSPKDKIIFDVSHQSYVHKMLTGRAQAFLDPEHYDDVSGYTNPKESEHDLFTVGHTSTSLALASGVAKARDLKGEDSNVIAVIGDGSMSGGLAYEGLNQIATEGTNTIVILNDNDQSIAVNPTGGLYTALRNLRESKGAASDNLFKALGFDYCYLDDGNNLEDLIALFKEVKDSDHPVLLHIHTQKGHGVSFMEENREAYHAGGPYDPETGAYLGGSQSGETYSSVTTDLVLDKIAKDTRVVVVNAGTPMFIFDQEQRKQAGKQFVDVGIAEEEAATMTAGLAKNGAKPIWAVASTFMQRAYDQLSHDIALNNQATTILVYMASADAMNDESHLGFFDIPFLSHIPNMVYLAPTNKEEHQAMLDWAIDQNQHPVAIRVPVGPLVETGGKDTTDYSQLNKNKVTQKGSQVALFGLGNFYHLAEEAAKILKKDHGITAIVVNPRYITGLDTELLDNLVNDHQVFVTLEDGILEGGYGQTVASYLGKAAVQVQNYGIDKAFHDRYDRAELLESNGLTAENIVAKVIDAL, encoded by the coding sequence ATTTTAGAACAGATCAACTCGCCCAAAGATATTAAAAAATTATCACACGAAGATTTACAGACCCTTGTTGACGAAGCACGCCAGGCTTTGTTAGAAAAAACGAGCCAGCACGGTGGGCATAACGGTCCTAATTTTGGCGTTGTTGAAATGACAGTGGCCCTCCACTATGTCTTTGACTCACCAAAAGACAAGATAATCTTTGATGTCTCTCATCAGTCCTACGTTCACAAGATGCTCACTGGACGAGCTCAGGCATTTTTAGATCCTGAGCACTACGATGATGTCTCTGGTTACACCAATCCTAAGGAAAGTGAGCACGATCTTTTTACTGTAGGCCATACGTCAACATCTCTGGCCCTAGCATCCGGAGTTGCCAAAGCGCGTGATTTAAAAGGTGAAGACAGTAATGTTATCGCCGTGATTGGTGATGGTTCCATGTCAGGTGGCCTAGCTTATGAAGGGCTTAATCAAATTGCAACGGAAGGTACAAACACTATTGTAATCCTTAACGATAATGACCAGTCTATAGCAGTCAATCCAACTGGCGGACTCTATACTGCTTTGAGAAATCTTCGTGAAAGTAAAGGCGCTGCAAGTGATAACTTGTTTAAGGCGCTTGGATTTGATTATTGTTACTTGGATGATGGGAACAACTTAGAGGATCTGATTGCTCTTTTTAAGGAAGTCAAAGATAGTGATCACCCTGTTCTTCTCCATATCCATACTCAAAAAGGGCATGGTGTCTCATTTATGGAAGAAAATCGCGAGGCCTATCACGCTGGGGGACCGTACGATCCTGAAACGGGGGCCTATCTTGGCGGTAGCCAATCGGGTGAAACCTACAGCAGTGTGACGACTGACTTAGTCTTGGATAAGATTGCTAAAGATACACGGGTTGTCGTTGTTAATGCTGGTACACCGATGTTTATTTTCGATCAGGAACAGCGCAAGCAGGCTGGTAAACAATTTGTAGATGTTGGGATCGCTGAAGAAGAAGCAGCGACAATGACAGCAGGTCTTGCAAAGAACGGTGCTAAACCGATCTGGGCTGTAGCCTCTACCTTTATGCAACGGGCTTATGACCAATTGTCCCATGATATCGCGCTGAATAATCAAGCTACAACTATTTTGGTCTATATGGCATCAGCTGATGCCATGAATGATGAAAGTCACCTTGGTTTCTTTGATATTCCGTTTCTTTCCCATATCCCCAATATGGTCTACCTTGCTCCAACCAATAAGGAAGAACATCAGGCCATGTTAGATTGGGCCATTGATCAGAACCAGCATCCCGTAGCCATTCGTGTACCTGTCGGTCCACTGGTTGAGACAGGCGGTAAAGACACCACTGATTACAGTCAATTAAACAAGAATAAAGTCACTCAAAAAGGCTCCCAAGTTGCTTTGTTTGGATTGGGCAATTTCTACCATCTAGCAGAAGAGGCAGCGAAAATCTTGAAAAAAGATCACGGCATTACCGCTATAGTGGTAAACCCTCGCTATATCACAGGCTTAGATACAGAACTACTTGATAATCTTGTCAACGACCACCAAGTATTTGTGACGCTGGAAGATGGTATTCTTGAAGGTGGCTACGGTCAAACAGTGGCTAGTTACCTAGGTAAAGCAGCTGTGCAAGTACAAAATTACGGTATTGATAAAGCTTTTCATGACCGCTATGATAGGGCAGAATTGCTGGAAAGTAACGGTTTAACTGCTGAAAATATTGTAGCCAAAGTCATAGATGCTTTGTAA
- a CDS encoding ABC transporter substrate-binding protein: protein MRRLNALLLGIILMIASLAVLMVTMEKKNSSSSKSNSLVVYNWGDYIDPDLVTRFQKETGIDVQYETFDSNEAMYTKIEQGGTRYDIAIPSDYMIDKMRREDLLVKLDKSQIKGLNNLGLQFMGKSFDPKNDYSIPYFWGTVGIVYNDQQVKNPPQHWTDLWNPRYKNAIMLIDGAREVMGLGLNALGYSLNTKNMEQLNQASDKLNQLTPNIKAIVGDEMKGYLKNGDAALGVTFSGEARDMLDANSHLHYVLPSEGSNLWFDNIVIPKTVKNKKAAYAFINFMLEPKNAAQNAEYIGYATPNKAAQALLPKEVTSDPAFYPSDQVISHLEVYDNLGPKWLGTYNDLYLQFKMYRH from the coding sequence ATGCGTAGATTAAATGCCTTACTTCTCGGTATCATCCTGATGATCGCTAGTTTAGCCGTGCTTATGGTGACTATGGAGAAAAAGAATAGCAGCAGCTCAAAGTCCAATAGTCTGGTGGTTTATAACTGGGGGGACTATATTGACCCTGACCTCGTTACAAGGTTTCAGAAGGAAACAGGTATTGATGTCCAGTATGAAACCTTTGATTCTAATGAAGCCATGTATACTAAGATTGAGCAGGGCGGGACTCGCTATGATATTGCTATCCCTAGCGACTATATGATTGATAAGATGCGTCGCGAGGACCTCTTAGTTAAGCTTGATAAATCGCAGATTAAGGGACTGAACAATCTTGGACTGCAGTTTATGGGCAAGTCTTTTGATCCGAAAAATGATTATTCCATCCCTTATTTCTGGGGGACAGTTGGGATTGTCTACAATGACCAGCAGGTCAAAAACCCTCCCCAGCATTGGACAGATCTCTGGAATCCTCGGTATAAGAATGCCATCATGCTGATTGATGGAGCCAGAGAGGTTATGGGACTGGGGCTTAACGCTCTAGGCTACAGCCTCAATACCAAGAATATGGAGCAGTTAAATCAGGCTTCTGATAAGTTAAACCAGTTAACGCCTAACATCAAGGCCATCGTTGGCGATGAGATGAAAGGGTATTTAAAAAATGGCGATGCCGCCCTAGGGGTGACCTTCTCGGGCGAAGCTAGAGATATGCTGGACGCCAATTCTCATCTACACTATGTTTTGCCTAGCGAAGGGTCAAACCTCTGGTTTGATAATATCGTCATTCCTAAGACCGTCAAAAATAAAAAGGCCGCCTACGCCTTTATCAACTTTATGCTGGAGCCTAAAAATGCGGCCCAGAATGCTGAGTATATCGGCTATGCCACACCAAATAAGGCAGCTCAGGCTCTTCTGCCAAAGGAAGTGACTTCTGATCCGGCTTTTTATCCGTCTGATCAGGTTATCAGCCATCTGGAAGTCTATGATAATCTTGGGCCTAAGTGGTTAGGCACCTACAATGATCTCTATCTGCAATTTAAGATGTATCGGCATTAA
- a CDS encoding ABC transporter permease: MKKLSHFYLGLVFALLYLPIFYLIFYSFNSGGDMAGFSGFTWEHYQQVFSDSHLILILVQTFFLAFLSALLATAIGTFGAIFIDQTKSKKQNALLSLNNILMVSPDVMMGASFLILFTVLGFRLGFSSVLLSHIAFSVPIVVLMVLPRLKEMNQDMIHAAYDLGASHWQMLKEVMLPYLTPSIIAGYFMAFTYSLDDFAVNFFVTGNGFSTLSVEIYSRARRGISLEINALSTIIFIFSILLVIGYYFISKEEGDQDA; encoded by the coding sequence ATGAAAAAGTTGAGTCATTTTTACTTGGGACTGGTCTTTGCACTTCTCTATCTGCCGATTTTCTATTTGATCTTTTATTCTTTCAATAGTGGTGGTGATATGGCTGGCTTTTCTGGCTTCACTTGGGAGCATTACCAGCAGGTTTTCTCTGACAGCCATCTCATTTTAATTCTGGTTCAGACCTTCTTTTTGGCCTTTCTGAGTGCCTTGCTGGCGACAGCTATCGGTACTTTTGGCGCCATTTTTATCGATCAAACCAAAAGCAAGAAGCAGAATGCCTTGCTCTCTCTCAACAATATCCTCATGGTTTCGCCTGATGTCATGATGGGAGCCAGTTTTTTGATCCTTTTTACAGTCCTCGGCTTCCGACTTGGCTTTAGTTCGGTATTGCTTAGCCATATTGCCTTTTCTGTTCCTATTGTTGTTCTTATGGTTTTGCCAAGGCTCAAGGAGATGAATCAGGATATGATTCATGCTGCCTACGATTTAGGCGCTAGTCATTGGCAAATGCTCAAGGAGGTTATGCTGCCCTATCTAACGCCCAGTATTATCGCTGGCTATTTTATGGCCTTCACCTATTCCCTAGATGATTTTGCAGTGAACTTTTTTGTGACGGGAAATGGTTTCTCAACTCTCTCAGTTGAAATTTATTCACGCGCTAGGCGGGGGATTTCCTTAGAAATTAACGCTCTGTCCACCATCATCTTTATCTTTTCCATTCTCTTAGTGATTGGCTATTATTTCATCAGCAAGGAAGAAGGTGATCAGGATGCGTAG
- a CDS encoding ABC transporter permease, with protein MKQTTKFFAVPYFLWLLLFILAPLALIVYQSFFNLQGQAGITNYETFFSSWTYLRMSFNSVLYAGIITLVTFLLSYPTALALTKLKHKQLWLMLIVLPTWINLLLKAYAFMGIFGQDGGVNHFLAFVGIGPKQLLFTDFSFIFVAAYIELPFMILPIFNALDDLDVNLINASRDLGASGWQTFSRVVFPLSLSGVRSGVQSVFIPSLSLFMLTRLISGNRVITLGTAIEQHFLTTQNWGMGSTIGVVLILAMLAIMAITKERRKGL; from the coding sequence ATGAAGCAGACGACTAAATTCTTTGCGGTTCCTTACTTCCTCTGGCTCTTACTTTTCATCTTAGCTCCTCTGGCTTTGATTGTCTATCAATCTTTTTTCAACCTGCAGGGACAGGCTGGTATAACTAATTATGAAACCTTTTTTAGCTCTTGGACGTATCTCCGGATGAGCTTTAATTCCGTTCTCTATGCAGGGATTATTACGCTAGTGACCTTTCTGCTTAGTTATCCGACAGCTCTGGCCTTAACGAAGCTCAAACACAAGCAGCTTTGGCTCATGCTGATTGTGCTGCCGACTTGGATAAATCTTCTGCTCAAGGCCTATGCCTTTATGGGGATTTTTGGCCAAGATGGCGGGGTTAATCATTTCTTGGCCTTTGTGGGAATTGGCCCTAAGCAACTGCTCTTTACGGATTTTTCTTTTATCTTTGTCGCTGCCTACATCGAGCTGCCCTTTATGATTCTCCCCATTTTTAATGCTCTGGATGACTTGGATGTCAACTTAATCAATGCCAGTCGTGACTTGGGAGCCAGTGGCTGGCAGACCTTTAGTCGGGTTGTTTTCCCGCTTTCTTTGTCTGGCGTGCGCTCGGGTGTTCAGTCAGTCTTTATTCCCAGTCTCAGTCTCTTTATGCTGACCCGTCTGATTAGCGGTAATCGTGTCATCACACTGGGGACAGCTATTGAACAGCACTTTTTGACAACTCAGAATTGGGGGATGGGCTCTACCATCGGTGTGGTCCTCATCTTAGCTATGCTGGCCATTATGGCTATCACTAAGGAAAGGAGAAAAGGCCTATGA
- a CDS encoding aldo/keto reductase, with the protein MQYVTLNTGERMPQLGFGVYQVPAADTERVVSQAIKTGYRHIDTAQYYRNEAGVGKAIKASGLPREEFFITTKLGTSGYRATKKQIEKALKNLQTDYIDLMLIHWVVSDYLGTWDALTEAYHTGKIRSIGLSNFQPDLIEEIRQHSDVTPAVLQNEMHVLQQQVDTRHYCQEVGIQFESWAPFGEGKQGIFTDPTLTRIGQAYGKTAAQVILRFLMQEGIVAIPKSANADRMVENFAIFDFELSHDDMATIRQMDTGQGLFGWNG; encoded by the coding sequence ATGCAATATGTCACACTAAACACAGGGGAGAGGATGCCTCAGCTCGGTTTTGGGGTCTACCAAGTGCCGGCGGCTGATACTGAAAGAGTAGTCTCTCAGGCTATCAAAACAGGTTACCGCCATATTGATACGGCCCAGTATTACCGCAATGAAGCTGGGGTGGGTAAGGCCATCAAGGCTTCCGGTCTTCCTAGAGAAGAGTTTTTCATCACGACAAAATTAGGAACGTCGGGATATAGAGCAACCAAAAAACAGATTGAAAAAGCCTTAAAAAATTTGCAAACGGATTATATTGATCTGATGCTGATTCACTGGGTGGTTTCTGACTATCTAGGCACTTGGGACGCCTTAACCGAAGCCTATCATACTGGTAAAATTCGCTCTATTGGTTTGTCAAATTTCCAGCCGGACCTGATCGAAGAAATCCGCCAGCATTCTGACGTGACCCCAGCAGTTTTGCAAAATGAAATGCATGTCCTCCAGCAGCAAGTTGATACACGTCACTATTGTCAGGAAGTAGGGATTCAATTTGAATCTTGGGCACCATTTGGCGAGGGAAAACAGGGCATTTTTACAGATCCTACGCTAACAAGGATCGGGCAAGCCTATGGAAAAACCGCAGCTCAGGTCATTTTGCGCTTCTTGATGCAAGAGGGTATCGTGGCTATTCCCAAATCAGCCAATGCAGATCGCATGGTTGAAAACTTTGCTATTTTTGATTTTGAATTGTCTCACGATGATATGGCAACCATTCGTCAGATGGATACTGGACAAGGATTATTTGGCTGGAATGGCTAA
- a CDS encoding low temperature requirement protein A, with protein sequence MKNIIPKKVSNYELFYDLVFVFAVSVLTGMMHGKGVHLTFFSYLQFIISFIMLIKLWYHETMYLNKYGERDLMDIVTIILNMFVIGYMARELTLDWQKTYVSFNVLFLLSNVSVLLQYVLRARRLGAFSQTMIYHMKDIGVDMVVQIIWFIWLTVNPHMNIFWAYLLYGMSFLFVYLTRAKKEDDKANFPHLVERVQLITIIYFGETLIASIKTFDLATHFPEAVISFAMIGLMFIGYITQTAVIMKHHQERTGLQMIYVHIALLIGILFTTLMIEMAGDSHHFHDMKTLLILGLSLFYGSLQLLAPYNRKDLALTPKWLTAHLVSLVLALGLLTFYADSPILMLSFGLLAGLGQFTVAWYRLP encoded by the coding sequence ATGAAAAATATTATTCCTAAAAAAGTATCTAACTATGAACTCTTTTACGACTTAGTATTTGTTTTTGCTGTTTCAGTATTGACGGGGATGATGCACGGAAAAGGTGTCCACCTCACCTTTTTTAGTTACTTGCAATTCATTATCTCCTTTATCATGCTGATTAAACTTTGGTACCATGAGACTATGTATCTCAATAAGTATGGAGAGCGTGATCTCATGGATATTGTGACCATTATCCTCAATATGTTTGTGATTGGTTACATGGCTAGAGAGTTGACGCTGGATTGGCAAAAGACTTACGTTTCCTTTAATGTGCTCTTTTTATTGAGCAATGTTTCGGTCTTGCTCCAGTATGTCTTGCGTGCTCGAAGGTTGGGCGCTTTCAGCCAAACGATGATTTATCACATGAAGGATATCGGGGTAGACATGGTAGTCCAGATCATCTGGTTTATCTGGTTGACAGTAAATCCGCACATGAATATCTTCTGGGCCTACCTCCTCTACGGGATGAGTTTCCTATTTGTTTATCTGACACGCGCTAAGAAGGAAGATGATAAAGCCAATTTTCCTCATCTGGTGGAGCGTGTTCAGCTAATTACTATCATTTATTTTGGAGAAACGCTCATTGCTAGTATCAAAACATTTGATTTAGCGACACATTTTCCAGAAGCAGTCATCAGCTTTGCCATGATTGGCCTTATGTTTATTGGCTACATCACACAAACCGCTGTCATTATGAAGCATCATCAAGAGCGTACGGGGCTTCAGATGATTTATGTCCACATCGCTCTCTTGATCGGTATTCTTTTTACAACCTTGATGATTGAGATGGCTGGGGATTCACACCATTTCCATGATATGAAAACCCTGCTTATCTTAGGTCTGAGCCTATTCTATGGCAGCTTGCAATTGCTGGCTCCTTATAATCGTAAGGACTTAGCTTTGACACCGAAATGGCTGACTGCCCACTTAGTTAGTCTGGTTCTGGCTTTGGGGCTTCTGACTTTTTATGCTGATAGTCCCATTTTAATGCTGAGCTTTGGCTTGCTAGCTGGTTTGGGACAGTTTACAGTGGCTTGGTATCGCCTGCCTTAA
- a CDS encoding aldo/keto reductase → MTENTAPIVLGTWSWGTGGFAGGNVVFGNNLDTADLKDVFKTAMDGGLNTFDTAFAYANGESERILGELAGQYDRSKVILSDKFTPGMQDDTKDNPVEDMLEGSLKRLGTDYIDIYWIHNSADVERWTPFLADLVKSGRVKRIGVSNHSLAQVKRVQDILKPAGVQISAVQNHFSLLYRNSIDDGLLDYCKENHIQFFSYMVLEQGALSGKYDSQHPMPADSNRGKTYNPLFPALSDLLAELKRLADHYKVSPAQIATAWAIGRGTTPILGVTKVEQVDDAAKASHVHLTNGEMANLENLATQSGVDTRGGWEGQA, encoded by the coding sequence ATGACAGAAAATACAGCACCAATCGTACTTGGAACATGGTCTTGGGGAACGGGCGGATTTGCCGGTGGAAACGTGGTCTTTGGAAATAATCTTGACACCGCAGACCTCAAGGATGTTTTCAAAACAGCTATGGATGGAGGGCTCAACACCTTTGATACGGCTTTCGCCTATGCTAATGGTGAATCCGAACGTATCTTGGGTGAACTTGCTGGTCAATACGATCGCTCAAAAGTGATCCTATCAGACAAGTTTACCCCTGGTATGCAGGATGACACGAAGGACAATCCTGTAGAAGATATGCTGGAAGGCAGCCTCAAACGTCTCGGTACTGATTACATTGATATTTATTGGATTCACAATTCAGCAGATGTTGAACGCTGGACACCATTCTTGGCTGACTTGGTCAAATCAGGCCGTGTTAAGCGTATCGGGGTATCTAACCACAGTCTTGCACAAGTCAAACGTGTCCAAGACATTTTGAAACCTGCTGGTGTTCAAATCTCAGCTGTCCAAAATCACTTTAGCCTGCTTTACCGCAACTCTATTGATGATGGTCTTCTTGACTACTGTAAAGAAAATCATATCCAATTCTTCTCCTATATGGTCTTGGAACAAGGGGCTTTGTCTGGTAAGTATGATAGCCAACATCCAATGCCTGCTGACTCTAACCGTGGTAAAACCTATAATCCACTGTTCCCAGCTTTGAGTGATTTACTGGCTGAGCTGAAACGTTTGGCAGACCATTACAAGGTCAGTCCAGCTCAAATTGCGACCGCCTGGGCTATTGGACGCGGCACAACACCAATCCTTGGTGTGACAAAGGTAGAGCAAGTCGACGATGCTGCTAAGGCTAGTCATGTGCATCTTACAAATGGAGAAATGGCTAATCTTGAAAATCTAGCGACTCAATCAGGTGTCGATACACGTGGTGGCTGGGAAGGTCAAGCTTAA